From a single Brassica rapa cultivar Chiifu-401-42 chromosome A01, CAAS_Brap_v3.01, whole genome shotgun sequence genomic region:
- the LOC103849349 gene encoding UV-B-induced protein At3g17800, chloroplastic, protein MDSCLSNQASLSFLPTRSRRQRGDRSGFVLPAMRKVQYRPMVMVATAGQNSYWPGSSLNAPLKPRTSQGRFLIRLLLNKRHLFHYAAADELRLLADNREAALARMSLSSGSDEASLHRRIAQLMERYCKTAVQDIMYMLILYKYSEIGVSLAPKLSRCIHNGRLETWPKKDRELESIHSCDALELIKEHVNAVIGLRANSCLKEKTQIQKLHLTKVYVASILCGYFLKSASLRHQLECSLPDLHGSGYVNGPILVSTKEHLRHYITGFDPETMQRCAKPRTVEARSLIKKQCLALFGMEDSDETILTSYLSLKRLVLEAVAFGTFLWDTELYVDGAYKLNENAEEQENRSI, encoded by the exons ATGGATAGTTGCCTCTCTAATCAAGCGTCTCTCTCGTTTCTCCCGACGCGTTCGAGGAGACAGAGAGGCGATAGAAGCGGCTTTGTACTTCCTGCGATGCGCAAGGTCCAGTATAGACCGATGGTCATGGTTGCCACGGCGGGACAGAACAGCTACTGGCCTGGAAGCAGCCTTAACGCGCCGCTTAAACCCCGAACGTCACAGGGGAGGTTTCTGATACGCCTGTTGCTAAACAAGCGGCACCTCTTTCACTATGCTGCTGCTGATGAGCTCAGGTTGCTGGCAGATAACCGTGAAGCTGCTTTAGCTCGTATGTCTCTCAGCTCTGGTTCCGATGAAGCTTCTCTCCACAG AAGGATAGCTCAGCTCATGGAACGTTACTGCAAAACAGCAGTCCAAGACATAATGTACATGTTAATACTCTACAAATACTCTGAGATAGGAGTCTCTCTCGCTCCAAAGCTCTCTAGATGCATCCACAATGGAAGACTCGAGACATGGCCTAAGAAAGACCGGGAGCTGGAGTCAATCCACAGCTGCGATGCCCTTGAGCTCATCAAAGAACACGTAAATGCAGTCATCGGATTACGTGCCAACTCATGTCTGAAAGAAAAAACACAGATACAGAAACTACATCTCACGAAGGTGTACGTTGCCTCGATCTTGTGTGGTTACTTCTTGAAATCTGCTTCCCTTAGACACCAACTCGAGTGTTCCTTACCGGATCTCCATGGAAGCGGATATGTGAACGGTCCTATCTTAGTATCCACCAAGGAGCATCTGAGACATTACATCACAGGGTTCGACCCCGAGACAATGCAGAGATGTGCCAAACCAAGGACAGTGGAAGCAAGGAGTCTGATAAAGAAGCAATGTTTGGCTCTTTTTGGCATGGAGGATAGCGATGAGACCATTCTGACATCGTATTTGAGTCTGAAGCGGTTGGTTTTGGAAGCTGTGGCGTTTGGGACGTTTTTGTGGGATACTGAGTTGTATGTAGATGGTGCATATAAGCTCAATGAGAATGCAGAAGAACAAGAAAATAGAAGTATAtga
- the LOC103849359 gene encoding translation initiation factor eIF-2B subunit beta isoform X1, which produces MPDVQSMVLEFVNKLRKRKIEGSQATARCTVELLRSVISHHRVPHANQASALIDAVKAVGAQLVAANPVELAVGNVVRRVLHIIREEDLSLATAAVAGLDLLDASDDDEDVNGKGIGYPAMSAAVVAAAARSTLRPPSLQTLLEGTPESATAPYTSSSGADSESKSKSADKSSITRKLKHDVIEGVNQLIHEIAGCHEQIAEQAVEHIHQNEVILTLGSSRTVLEFLCAAKEKKRSFRVFVAEGAPRYQGHLLAKELVARGLQTTVITDSAVFAMISRVNMVIIGAHAVMANGGVIGPVGVNMAALAAKKHAVPFVVLAGSHKLCPLYPHNPEVLLNELRSPSELLDFGEFSDCLDFGTGSGSPLLQVVNPTFDYVPPSLVSLFITDTGGHNPSYMYRLIADYYSADDLVM; this is translated from the exons ATGCCGGACGTGCAATCGATGGTGCTTGAGTTTGTTAACAAGCTCAGGAAACG TAAGATTGAGGGATCTCAAGCTACAGCTAGATGCACCGTGGAGCTTCTTAGGTCGGTGATCTCTCATCATCGGGTGCCTCATGCAAACCAAGCTTCAGCTCTTATTGATGCTGTGAAAGCCGTTGGTGCGCAACTGGTCGCTGCTAATCCTGTTG AGCTTGCGGTGGGGAATGTAGTGAGGCGGGTTTTGCATATAATAAGGGAGGAGGATCTGTCTCTTGCTACAGCAGCTGTGGCGGGGTTGGATTTGTTGGATGCGAGTGATGACGATGAAGATGTTAATGGGAAAGGGATTGGGTATCCTGCGATGTCTGCAGcggttgttgctgctgctgctaggAGTACGTTGCGTCCTCCTTCTTTGCAGACGCTTCTCGAGGGAACTCCTGAGTCTGCGACGGCTCCGTACACTTCTTCGTCCGGTGCTGATTCCGAAAGCAAAAGTAAAT CTGCCGACAAAAGTTCAATAACTCGGAAGCTGAAGCATGATGTTATAGAAGGAGTCAATCAACTTATCCACGAGATTGCTGGTTGTCATGAGCAGATCGCCGAGCAAGCTGTAGAGCACATACATCAAAA tGAGGTGATTCTAACCCTGGGTAGCTCAAGAACGGTACTCGAGTTTCTATGTGCTGCAAAGGAGAAGAAAAGATCATTTCGTGTATTTGTCGCCGAAGGTGCTCCAAG GTATCAGGGACATCTATTAGCAAAAGAATTGGTAGCTAGAGGTCTGCAGACCACTGTGATCACTGACTCTGCAGTGTTTGCTATGATATCTCGAGTGAACATG GTTATAATTGGAGCTCATGCAGTGATGGCCAATGGTGGAGTTATAGGACCTGTTGGAGTCAACATGGCTGCTTTGGCAGCAAAAAAGCACGCAGTCCCATTTGTGGTTCTAGCCGGTAGTCACAAG CTATGTCCACTCTATCCTCACAATCCGGAGGTGTTACTAAACGAGCTGAGATCTCCTTCTGAACTGTTGGATTTTGGCGAATTCTCTGATTGCCTGGATTTTGGAACCGGTTCCGGGTCTCCCCTTCTTCAAGTAGTCAACCCAACATTCGATTACGTCCCACCGAGCCTCGTCAGTCTCTTTATAACCGACAC GGGAGGACACAACCCATCTTACATGTACCGTCTTATTGCGGACTACTACTCGGCTGATGATTTGGTGATGTAG
- the LOC103849359 gene encoding translation initiation factor eIF-2B subunit beta isoform X2, with the protein MPDVQSMVLEFVNKLRKRKIEGSQATARCTVELLRSVISHHRVPHANQASALIDAVKAVGAQLVAANPVELAVGNVVRRVLHIIREEDLSLATAAVAGLDLLDASDDDEDVNGKGIGYPAMSAAVVAAAARSTLRPPSLQTLLEGTPESATAPYTSSSGADSESKTADKSSITRKLKHDVIEGVNQLIHEIAGCHEQIAEQAVEHIHQNEVILTLGSSRTVLEFLCAAKEKKRSFRVFVAEGAPRYQGHLLAKELVARGLQTTVITDSAVFAMISRVNMVIIGAHAVMANGGVIGPVGVNMAALAAKKHAVPFVVLAGSHKLCPLYPHNPEVLLNELRSPSELLDFGEFSDCLDFGTGSGSPLLQVVNPTFDYVPPSLVSLFITDTGGHNPSYMYRLIADYYSADDLVM; encoded by the exons ATGCCGGACGTGCAATCGATGGTGCTTGAGTTTGTTAACAAGCTCAGGAAACG TAAGATTGAGGGATCTCAAGCTACAGCTAGATGCACCGTGGAGCTTCTTAGGTCGGTGATCTCTCATCATCGGGTGCCTCATGCAAACCAAGCTTCAGCTCTTATTGATGCTGTGAAAGCCGTTGGTGCGCAACTGGTCGCTGCTAATCCTGTTG AGCTTGCGGTGGGGAATGTAGTGAGGCGGGTTTTGCATATAATAAGGGAGGAGGATCTGTCTCTTGCTACAGCAGCTGTGGCGGGGTTGGATTTGTTGGATGCGAGTGATGACGATGAAGATGTTAATGGGAAAGGGATTGGGTATCCTGCGATGTCTGCAGcggttgttgctgctgctgctaggAGTACGTTGCGTCCTCCTTCTTTGCAGACGCTTCTCGAGGGAACTCCTGAGTCTGCGACGGCTCCGTACACTTCTTCGTCCGGTGCTGATTCCGAAAGCAAAA CTGCCGACAAAAGTTCAATAACTCGGAAGCTGAAGCATGATGTTATAGAAGGAGTCAATCAACTTATCCACGAGATTGCTGGTTGTCATGAGCAGATCGCCGAGCAAGCTGTAGAGCACATACATCAAAA tGAGGTGATTCTAACCCTGGGTAGCTCAAGAACGGTACTCGAGTTTCTATGTGCTGCAAAGGAGAAGAAAAGATCATTTCGTGTATTTGTCGCCGAAGGTGCTCCAAG GTATCAGGGACATCTATTAGCAAAAGAATTGGTAGCTAGAGGTCTGCAGACCACTGTGATCACTGACTCTGCAGTGTTTGCTATGATATCTCGAGTGAACATG GTTATAATTGGAGCTCATGCAGTGATGGCCAATGGTGGAGTTATAGGACCTGTTGGAGTCAACATGGCTGCTTTGGCAGCAAAAAAGCACGCAGTCCCATTTGTGGTTCTAGCCGGTAGTCACAAG CTATGTCCACTCTATCCTCACAATCCGGAGGTGTTACTAAACGAGCTGAGATCTCCTTCTGAACTGTTGGATTTTGGCGAATTCTCTGATTGCCTGGATTTTGGAACCGGTTCCGGGTCTCCCCTTCTTCAAGTAGTCAACCCAACATTCGATTACGTCCCACCGAGCCTCGTCAGTCTCTTTATAACCGACAC GGGAGGACACAACCCATCTTACATGTACCGTCTTATTGCGGACTACTACTCGGCTGATGATTTGGTGATGTAG
- the LOC103849380 gene encoding pentatricopeptide repeat-containing protein At3g07290, mitochondrial, with product MLIHIRNSRKISALARHALHSPNAYSSPSPQPSHAAAAAARDVASLLKTPNWEKNTTLKTLASHLSPHIASQVISLHSSETGTCVRFFTWVCKHSSYCFHPNQKTHLLKLIVSSGLYQIAHCVILALIRECNKHEREILRLMDCFDTLRDGAGFRLNYPCYSSLLMSLAKLDLGLLAYSTYKRMEADGFLPGEIDYRTIVNALCKNGFTESAEMFMCRILKIGFVLDSHICTSLVLGFCRVLNLGEALRVFNVMSREEGSEPNSVTYSNLIHGLCEVGRLEEAFVFKEQMGEKGCEPSTRTFTVLIKALCDEGLVEKGFTLFDEMRTKGCKANVHTYTVLIDGLCREGKVEEANGVYRKMCEDGVYPSVVTYNALINGYCKDGRIVQAFEVLAVMEKRGCRPNVRSFNELMGGLCRVGKPFKAVYLLKRMVGDGLAPDVVSYNVLIDGVCREGFMNVAYKLLGSMSSFDVEPDCVTFTGMIDGLCKQGKVDVASSFLSLMVRKGIKVDEVTCTALIDGFCKLGKTKDALFIVETLCKMRLLTTPHSLNVLLDVLSKGCKVKEELAMFGKINKLGLVPSVVTYTTLVEGLIRSGDVSGSLRMLEAMKSSGCLPNVYPYTIIINGLCRFGRVEEAEKLLATMRDSGVSPNHVTYTVMVKGYVDNGKLDRALETVSVMVARGYELNERVYSSLLHGLALSQNKLISMVEELGGSTRGVYGFVVTRLCKEGRIDESNELIQTMLKIGVYNEKAIDTVIESYCGRKEQSKCVELITLVLGTGFVPSFRSFCLVIQGLKKEGESEQARELVMELLRSSGVVEKSRMLDYVECLMEGDGTGDCSEVIDQLHFKERPIF from the coding sequence ATGCTGATACACATCAGAAACTCTCGAAAGATCTCAGCTTTAGCTCGTCATGCTCTTCATTCTCCTAATGCCTACTCCTCCCCATCTCCCCAACCCTCTCATGCCGCGGCGGCGGCGGCTCGCGATGTCGCATCATTACTAAAAACCCCAAATTGGGAGAAAAACACCACTCTCAAAACCCTAGCTTCCCACTTGAGCCCACACATCGCTTCCCAAGTAATCTCCCTTCACAGTAGCGAAACCGGAACCTGCGTACGTTTCTTCACATGGGTCTGCAAGCACTCCTCCTATTGCTTCCACCCGAATCAGAAAACCCACCTCCTGAAACTCATCGTCTCTTCAGGTCTCTACCAAATCGCGCATTGCGTCATCCTCGCGTTGATCAGAGAGTGCAACAAACACGAGAGAGAGATCCTGAGACTAATGGATTGTTTCGATACTCTGAGAGACGGGGCTGGGTTCAGATTAAACTACCCTTGTTACAGCTCTCTTCTGATGTCTTTAGCTAAGCTTGACTTAGGCCTATTGGCTTACTCGACTTATAAAAGAATGGAAGCTGATGGCTTTCTCCCTGGGGAGATTGATTACAGAACAATCGTCAACGCTCTCTGCAAGAACGGCTTCACTGAATCAGCTGAGATGTTTATGTGCAGGATTTTGAAAATCGGGTTTGTGTTAGACTCTCATATATGCACTTCTTTGGTTCTTGGCTTTTGCCGTGTGTTGAATCTTGGAGAAGCTCTTAGAGTGTTTAACGTCATGTCTAGAGAGGAAGGTTCTGAACCAAACTCTGTTACTTACTCTAATTTGATTCACGGGTTGTGTGAAGTAGGGAGACTTGAGGAAGCTTTTGTGTTTAAAGAACAAATGGGTGAGAAAGGTTGTGAGCCGAGCACACGGACCTTTACTGTGCTTATTAAAGCGTTGTGTGATGAGGGTTTGGTTGAGAAAGGTTTTACCTTGTTTGATGAAATGAGGACTAAAGGGTGTAAGGCGAATGTTCACACGTATACGGTTTTGATCGATGGGTTGTGTAGAGAGGGGAAGGTTGAAGAGGCTAATGGTGTTTATCGAAAGATGTGTGAGGACGGGGTGTACCCTAGCGTGGTGACTTACAACGCGTTGATTAATGGTTACTGTAAAGATGGGAGGATCGTTCAGGCTTTTGAGGTTCTTGCTGTGATGGAGAAGAGGGGTTGTAGGCCTAATGTGAGAAGTTTTAATGAGCTTATGGGAGGGTTGTGTAGAGTTGGGAAACCGTTTAAAGCTGTGTATTTGTTGAAGAGAATGGTTGGTGATGGTTTGGCGCCTGATGTTGTGAGCTATAACGTTTTGATCGATGGGGTTTGTAGAGAAGGGTTTATGAATGTGGCGTACAAGCTTCTTGGTTCGATGAGTTCTTTTGACGTTGAGCCTGATTGTGTAACGTTCACGGGTATGATAGATGGTTTGTGCAAGCAAGGGAAGGTTGATGTAGCGAGTTCGTTCTTAAGTTTGATGGTGAGAAAAGGGATAAAGGTAGATGAAGTTACTTGTACAGCTCTTATTGATGGTTTCTGTAAACTCGGTAAAACTAAGGACGCGTTGTTTATTGTTGAGACGTTGTGTAAGATGAGACTGTTGACTACTCCTCACTCCCTGAACGTGCTTCTCGACGTGTTGAGTAAAGGCTGTAAAGTGAAAGAGGAGTTAGCGATGTTTGGGAAGATTAATAAGCTTGGTTTAGTTCCTTCTGTGGTGACCTACACAACACTTGTTGAGGGGCTGATTCGTTCAGGCGATGTTAGCGGTTCATTGAGGATGCTGGAAGCGATGAAGTCGAGTGGCTGTTTGCCGAATGTTTATCCTTACACGATCATCATCAACGGTCTTTGCCGATTTGGAAGAGTGGAGGAAGCAGAGAAGCTTCTTGCTACTATGCGAGATTCAGGAGTTTCTCCGAATCATGTTACTTATACTGTAATGGTGAAAGGATATGTGGATAACGGAAAGCTAGACCGTGCTCTAGAGACCGTTAGTGTTATGGTTGCAAGAGGATATGAACTTAACGAGCGTGTCTATTCATCTCTGCTACATGGACTTGCGTTATCTCAGAACAAGCTAATATCAATGGTTGAAGAGCTAGGTGGATCAACACGCGGAGTATATGGTTTCGTTGTCACACGTCTATGCAAAGAAGGAAGAATAGATGAGTCCAACGAACTGATCCAAACTATGCTCAAGATAGGTGTTTATAATGAGAAGGCGATAGACACTGTCATAGAATCTTACTGTGGCAGGAAGGAACAGAGCAAGTGTGTGGAGCTGATCACACTTGTTCTTGGAACCGGGTTCGTCCCGAGTTTCAGATCCTTCTGCTTAGTGATTCAAGGTTTGAAGAAGGAAGGAGAGAGTGAGCAGGCGCGTGAGCTGGTAATGGAGCTTCTGAGATCAAGTGGGGTTGTAGAGAAGAGTAGAATGTTGGATTATGTTGAGTGTTTGATGGAAGGAGATGGTACTGGTGATTGCAGTGAAGTTATTGATCAGTTGCACTTCAAAGAAAGACCTATCTTCTAA